The Streptomyces europaeiscabiei genome window below encodes:
- a CDS encoding MFS transporter, which yields MASTVTSNTSKTSRPGYGQLLRTRGAWTFLLPGFAARQPFAMLTISIVLLVQHTTGSYGAAGAVAAATGVSMAVFAPYSGRLADRHGQRAVLIPGILVHGAAGLSLTALALMDAPLWALFVAAVPTGASVPQIGPMVRARWGVKLRNSPLMSTAAAFESVTDELTFVLGPLVATALCTAVHPAAGLLTEAGLTLIGGLLFAAQRGTQPKVVSMAHARVEHVSALSVPGVRVLIVTFLGIGSVFGGMQVSLAAFSESIGEPGLNGVLYGVFAAGNMLSGIVCGAIAWKVGPQRRLVVGYAALALAASALWTADSVLVLATLGLLVGMCIAPALITGYTLVDSLVPSGARTEAFTWLTGAVALGQAAAVTAAGQLEDRLWTGAGFLVPAAGTALALATLLALRTRLVGRPRSRTVARVVGHRVPVTVD from the coding sequence GTGGCATCCACGGTCACCTCGAACACCTCGAAGACGTCCCGCCCGGGCTACGGGCAACTGCTGCGCACCCGCGGCGCGTGGACGTTCCTTCTCCCCGGCTTCGCGGCACGTCAGCCGTTCGCCATGCTGACCATCTCCATCGTGCTGCTGGTCCAGCACACCACCGGCTCGTACGGGGCGGCCGGCGCCGTGGCCGCCGCCACCGGTGTCTCCATGGCGGTGTTCGCGCCCTACAGCGGCCGTCTCGCCGACCGTCACGGTCAGCGGGCCGTCCTGATCCCCGGCATCCTCGTCCACGGGGCGGCGGGCCTCTCCCTGACGGCGCTGGCCCTGATGGACGCCCCCTTGTGGGCGCTGTTCGTCGCCGCCGTGCCGACGGGAGCCTCGGTGCCGCAGATCGGCCCCATGGTGCGGGCCCGCTGGGGCGTCAAGCTCCGCAACTCGCCCCTGATGAGCACCGCCGCCGCCTTCGAGTCCGTCACCGACGAGCTGACCTTCGTGCTTGGCCCGCTGGTCGCGACCGCGCTCTGCACCGCCGTGCACCCGGCCGCCGGCCTGCTCACCGAGGCCGGGCTGACACTGATCGGCGGCCTGCTGTTCGCCGCGCAGCGCGGCACCCAGCCCAAGGTCGTCTCCATGGCGCACGCGCGCGTGGAGCACGTCTCCGCCCTGTCCGTCCCCGGGGTACGCGTCCTGATCGTCACCTTCCTGGGCATCGGCTCCGTCTTCGGCGGCATGCAGGTCTCGCTGGCCGCCTTCTCCGAGTCGATCGGCGAGCCCGGTCTCAACGGCGTTCTGTACGGCGTCTTCGCCGCCGGCAACATGCTCTCCGGCATCGTCTGCGGCGCGATCGCGTGGAAGGTGGGCCCTCAGCGGCGCCTGGTCGTCGGCTACGCGGCCCTCGCGCTGGCGGCCTCCGCCCTGTGGACCGCCGACTCCGTGCTCGTCCTCGCCACGCTCGGCCTGCTGGTCGGCATGTGCATCGCCCCGGCCCTGATCACCGGCTACACGCTGGTCGACTCCCTGGTCCCGTCCGGTGCCCGTACCGAGGCCTTCACCTGGCTGACCGGCGCGGTCGCGCTCGGCCAGGCGGCCGCCGTCACGGCCGCCGGACAACTGGAGGACCGGCTGTGGACCGGCGCCGGATTCCTGGTGCCCGCGGCCGGTACGGCACTGGCTCTTGCGACACTGTTGGCGCTGCGTACACGGCTGGTGGGCAGGCCCCGGAGCCGTACCGTCGCGCGTGTCGTCGGTCACCGAGTGCCGGTGACAGTGGACTGA
- a CDS encoding potassium/proton antiporter: protein MCPASSARHPPSEPRAVRRERYGPLTVHDLNQLLLVCSLVLLVAVAAVRISSRSGLPSLLVYLGIGIAMGQDGIGDIHFDNAELTQVIGYAALVVILAEGGLGTKWKEIKPALPAASSLALVGVAVSVGVTAAGAHYLIGLEWRQSLIIGAVVSSTDAAAVFSVLRKIPLPARVTGTLEAESGFNDAPVVILVAALSMAGPVEHWYALIGEIALELAIGAAIGLAVGWLGSWGLRHVALPASGLYPIAVMAIAVAAYAAGALAHGSGFLAVYLAAMVLGNAKLPHWPATRGFAEGVGWIAQIGMFVLLGLLVTPHDLADDIWPALVIGLVLTMVARPLSVVVALTPFRVPWREQTLLSWAGLRGAVPIILATIPMVSGVEGSRRIFNIVFVLVVVYTLVQGPTLPWLARKLRLGGSGDEAADLGIESAPLERLRGHLLSVAIPEKSRMHGVEVNELRLPPGAAVTLVVRDGKSFVPLPTTVLRRGDELLVVATDPVRDQAERRLRAVGQGGKLADWLGTGNGKGNRKGGAGR, encoded by the coding sequence GTGTGCCCCGCATCCAGTGCTCGGCATCCCCCATCGGAACCACGTGCGGTTCGGCGAGAAAGGTACGGCCCTCTGACTGTCCACGACCTCAACCAGCTCCTGCTCGTCTGCTCGCTCGTCCTGTTGGTCGCGGTCGCCGCGGTCCGGATCTCGTCGCGCAGCGGGCTCCCCAGCCTGCTCGTCTACCTGGGCATCGGCATCGCCATGGGCCAGGACGGCATCGGCGACATCCACTTCGACAACGCCGAACTGACCCAGGTCATCGGCTACGCGGCCCTCGTCGTGATCCTGGCGGAGGGCGGCCTCGGCACGAAGTGGAAGGAGATCAAGCCGGCCCTGCCGGCCGCCAGCTCACTGGCGCTGGTCGGAGTCGCGGTGAGCGTCGGCGTCACGGCCGCGGGTGCGCACTATCTGATCGGGCTGGAGTGGCGACAGTCACTCATCATCGGCGCGGTCGTGTCCTCCACGGACGCGGCGGCCGTCTTCTCCGTGCTGCGCAAGATCCCCCTCCCCGCGCGCGTGACGGGCACCCTGGAGGCCGAGTCCGGCTTCAACGACGCCCCGGTGGTCATCCTCGTCGCCGCGCTCTCCATGGCCGGTCCGGTCGAACACTGGTACGCCCTCATCGGGGAGATAGCGCTGGAACTGGCGATCGGCGCCGCCATCGGGCTCGCCGTGGGCTGGCTGGGTTCCTGGGGCCTGCGGCATGTGGCGCTGCCCGCCTCCGGCCTCTACCCGATCGCCGTCATGGCCATCGCCGTCGCCGCCTACGCGGCCGGCGCGCTGGCCCACGGCAGCGGCTTCCTCGCCGTCTACCTGGCCGCCATGGTCCTCGGCAACGCCAAGCTGCCCCACTGGCCGGCCACGCGCGGCTTCGCCGAGGGGGTCGGCTGGATCGCCCAGATCGGCATGTTCGTCCTGCTCGGACTGCTGGTCACCCCACACGACCTGGCCGACGACATCTGGCCCGCACTCGTCATCGGCCTGGTGCTGACCATGGTGGCGCGACCGCTGAGCGTCGTCGTCGCGCTGACGCCGTTCCGGGTGCCGTGGCGTGAGCAGACACTGCTGTCGTGGGCCGGGCTGCGCGGCGCGGTGCCCATCATCCTGGCGACGATCCCCATGGTGAGCGGCGTCGAGGGCAGCCGTCGGATCTTCAACATCGTCTTCGTGCTCGTCGTCGTCTACACCCTCGTCCAGGGCCCGACGCTGCCCTGGCTGGCCCGCAAGCTGCGCCTGGGCGGCTCCGGCGACGAGGCCGCCGACCTCGGCATCGAGTCGGCGCCCCTGGAGCGGCTGCGCGGCCACCTGCTGTCCGTCGCCATCCCCGAGAAGTCCCGCATGCACGGCGTCGAGGTCAACGAGCTCCGGCTCCCCCCGGGCGCCGCCGTCACCCTCGTCGTCCGTGACGGCAAGTCCTTCGTGCCGCTGCCGACCACGGTGCTGCGACGCGGCGACGAACTGCTCGTCGTCGCCACGGATCCCGTCCGGGACCAGGCCGAACGCCGCCTCAGGGCCGTCGGCCAGGGCGGCAAGCTGGCCGACTGGCTGGGGACGGGGAACGGGAAGGGGAACAGGAAGGGCGGGGCAGGTCGCTGA